In a single window of the Fusarium falciforme chromosome 3, complete sequence genome:
- a CDS encoding FAD-binding-3 domain-containing protein: MNQRSNMEVPVLIIGTGPSGATTALLLARMGIKSMVVSKHKSTANTPRAHIFNQRAMEVLRDAGLEPKFRDLATPADDMQHTSWLNTLTGEEYGRLWAWGNKPEQRGDYIAASPCVMSDIPQTVLEPVIVEEAKRLGADFRFHTEFVKFQEIEGGVATVLRDRGSNEEYTVTSRFLVGADGARSAVLTQLGIPIYGRQVNTAFNVHIRADLTKYLAHRPGSLNWVLNTQAPEWSAVGNFRMVRPWNEFVVSMHPATKDPTSFQPTHETLKARLHEMIGDSSVDIEILSYFSWFINDQVAERWHQGRVFCIGDATHRHPPINGLGSNTCISDAFNLSWKLAYVLKGLAAASLLETLTVERKPVGDGIVRRANDGMEAHRRLWDVLGLDPESRDKATKVLASATPEGAGLRRQLRDAMEATEDEVQALGVQMNQVYKESTAVSAEPDDEPPNFDHLNAIRQVFISTYPGYHLPHVWLAADAMSPRISTLDLSGDGAFTLFTGIGGEAWIKAAKNITVETGVKVTGYSIGFHCDYMDCYRHWVRVRGVDEDGAVLVRPDHFVAWRSRRLMSDPETKLKAVLGEILGTK; the protein is encoded by the exons ATGAATCAACGCTCCAATATGGAAGTCCCCGTTTTGATCATTGGTACTGGCCCTTCGGGGGCCACGACCGCCCTCCTGCTCGCGCGAATGGGGATCAAATCGATGGTGGTCTCCAAGCATAAGAGCACGGCCAACACCCCCCGGGCACACATCTTCAACCAAAGAGCAATGGAAGTGCTGAGAGATGCTGGCCTCGAGCCAAAGTTTCGAGATCTAGCAACGCCCGCTGATG ATATGCAACACACTTCGTGGCTCAACACTCTGACTGGCGAGGAGTACGGTCGCCTCTGGGCCTGGGGGAATAAGCCAGAACAGCGTGGTGACTACATTGCCGCAAGTCCATGCGTCATGTCTGACATCCCCCAGACGGTTCTCGAGCCTGTCATTGTCGAAGAGGCTAAGCGGCTCGGGGCCGACTTCAGATTCCACACCGAATTTGTCAAGTTTCAGGAGATTGAGGGCGGAGTTGCTACCGTTCTCCGCGATCGAGGCAGCAACGAGGAGTACACTGTTACATCGAGATTTCTCGTGGGCGCAGATGGGGCCAGGAGCGCTGTTCTCACACAGCTAGGAATTCCTATCTACGGGCGCCAAGTCAACACGGCCTTCAACGTCCACATCCGAGCTGATCTCACCAAGTACTTGGCACACAGGCCTGGAAGCTTGAATTGGGTCCTGAACACTCAAGCACCCGAGTGGTCCGCCGTGGGGAACTTCCGCATGGTTAGGCCATGGAACGAGTTTGTGGTTTCCATGCACCCTGCCACCAAGGACCCGACCTCGTTCCAGCCGACCCACGAGACTCTCAAGGCCCGTCTGCATGAGATGATTGGAGACTCCAGCGTCGACATTGAGATCCTGTCCTACTTCTCGTGGTTCATCAATGACCAGGTCGCCGAGAGGTGGCACCAAGGACGTGTCTTTTGCATCGGCGACGCTACGCACCGTCACCCACCCATCAACGGTCTCGGTAGCAACACGTGCATTTCCGACGCCTTCAACCTCTCTTGGAAGCTGGCATACGTGCTAAAGGGTCTTGCCGCGGCCTCTTTGCTCGAGACCTTGACGGTAGAGAGGAAGCCTGTCGGTGACGGCATCGTCCGTCGAGCCAACGACGGAATGGAAGCTCATCGCCGACTCTGGGACGTCCTGGGCCTCGACCCCGAAAGTCGAGACAAGGCGACAAAGGTGCTAGCTTCCGCCACCCCCGAAGGCGCGGGGTTACGACGACAACTCCGTGACGCCATGGAGGCGACTGAGGATGAGGTTCAGGCGCTGGGTGTACAGATGAACCAAGTCTACAAGGAGTCAACAGCAGTCTCGGCAGAGCCAGATGACGAGCCTCCCAACTTTGACCATCTGAATGCCATCAGGCAAGTGTTCATCTCCACGTATCCCGGCTACCACTTGCCTCACGTGTGGCTGGCAGCGGACGCAATGTCACCGCGGATATCGACGCTGGACTTGAGCGGTGACGGTGCCTTTACTCTTTTCACGGGCATCGGCGGAGAGGCTTGgatcaaggctgccaagaacaTTACGGTAGAGACTGGCGTGAAAGTCACTGGATACTCGATTGGTTTCCATTGCGACTACATGGATTGCTACCGTCATTGGGTGCGAGTCAGGGGcgtggatgaggatggcgcaGTGCTGGTTCGGCCGGACCACTTTGTAGCCTGGAGGTCCCGTAGATTAATGAGCGATCCAGAGACGAAGCTCAAGGCAGTTCTGGGGGAGATACTGGGGacaaaatag
- a CDS encoding FAA-hydrolase domain-containing protein — protein sequence MSTSSIYPAWDRLIRYLPQGGSNQVRWGEPILKDEQSDVAKLSEKGQLQVKVLEGPNFLDAKPTGQTETVGKLLGPVTAQDVPIIRCIGLNYKTHILETGRPLPTCPTIFTKPSPSVADHNEDIPIPVIAQGQCDYEGELVFVIGKDAKNVREEDALDYVAAYTVGNDVSARDWQREPGKAGPVPQWSFSKSFDKYAPVGPGLVSSRLLGDAGNLDLKTIVNGQVRQHGHTSDLCFGVRKLVAFCSQGQTLQRGTLVMTGTPGGVGLFMKPPVFLKDGDVVEVEIEKIGRLTNRIVFEKE from the exons ATGTCTACCTCGTCTATCTACCCAGCCTGGGATCGCTTGATCCGCTACCTCCCGCAAGGCGGCTCGAACCAAGTTCGCTGGGGCGAACCCATCTTGAAGGATGAACAGAGCGACGTGGCCAAGCTCTCTGAAAAAGGCCAGCTGCAGGTCAAAGTCCTCGAGGGTCCAAACTTTCTAGACGCAAAGCCCACCGGGCAGACCGAGACCGTCGGAAAGCTGCTGGGACCAGTCACGGCACAGGATGTCCCCATCATTCGATGCATCGGTCTGAACTACAAGACACACA TTCTCGAAACCGGACGCCCGCTGCCCACATGCCCCACGATCTTTACAAAGCCAAGCCCCTCGGTTGCTGATCACAACGAGGATATCCCCATCCCTGTCATCGCTCAGGGCCAGTGCGACTACGAAGGCGAACTGGTCTTTGTCATTGGCAAGGACGCAAAGAACGTCCGCGAGGAGGACGCCCTCGATTACGTCGCGGCATACACCGTAGGCAATGATGTTTCAGCTCGCGACTGGCAGCGGGAACCTGGCAAGGCTGGGCCCGTTCCACAATGGAGCTTTAGCAAGTCCTTTGACAAGTACGCCCCAGTTGGCCCCGGTCTGGTGTCTTCCCGGCTTCTTGGGGATGCGGGGAATCTAGACTTGAAGACGATTGTCAACGGGCAGGTCCGCCAGCATGGCCACACGTCGGACTTGTGCTTTGGCGTGCGGAAACTCGTAGCTTTTTGTAGTCAGGGACAGACGCTCCAGCGGGGAACGCTGGTGATGACGGGGACCCCCGGTGGCGTGGGTTTGTTCATGAAGCCGCCTGTGTTCCTGAAGGACGGTGatgttgtcgaggttgagatcGAAAAGATTGGAAGGTTGACGAACCGGATCGTGTTCGAGAAGGAATAA
- a CDS encoding Trihydroxytoluene oxygenase produces the protein MPIPEHDCRIRLLATAYVDYSHADLDAAKTFLQDFGMTIVEDRGDRVYFAGYGTEPYIYVARKAEKSTFGGAAYEVESRRELERATEIPSASPISKLDGPGGGEIVTLTDPMGHKVHLVAGQAKKEAVPVNLEKLTINYEDDKPRKGRFQRFEPGPAPVHRWGHYGVTYTPGKYQETFNWYTKYLALAVSDVVYKDDQPITCFFHIDRGLEFTDHHAFFFKPAKPGQELNVAHAAFEVHDFDIQQLGHQYLKGKGHQLCWGVGRHVLGSQIFDYWFDPSKFVVEHYADGDLVNSETKIAKVPAGPDALSVWGPPVPQVF, from the exons ATGCCTATCCCAGAACATGACTGCCGAATCCGTCTCTTGGCGACGGCCTATGTAGACTATTCCCATGCTGATCTCGACGCAGCAAAGACTTTTCTCCAAGACTTTGGCATGACAATTGTCGAGGATCGCGGCGATCGAGTTTACTTTGCCGGCTACGGGACCGAGCCATACATCTACGTTGCCCGCAAGGCCGAAAAGAGTACATTCGGCGGTGCCGCATACGAGGTTGAGTCACGAAGGGAGCTTGAAAGAGCCACTGAGATCCCCTCCGCTTCccccatctccaagctcGATGGTCCCGGCGGAGGCGAGATAGTCACCCTCACGGACCCCATGGGACACAAGGTCCACCTTGTTGCTggccaggccaagaaggaggcggtGCCTGTTAATCTCGAGAAACTAACCATCAACTACGAAGACGATAAGCCGCGCAAAGGCAGGTTCCAGAGATTTGAACCCGGCCCGGCGCCTGTGCACCGATGGGGCCACTACGGGGTCACATACACCCCCGGGAAATACCAGGAGACCTTCAACTGGTACACCAAGTACCTTGCCCTGGCCGTCTCGGATGTGGTGTACAAGGACGACCAGCCAATTACTTGCTTCTTCCATATCGACCGGGGCCTAGAGTTCACCGACCACcatgccttcttcttcaagccaGCCAAGCCTGGACAGGAACTGAACGTGGCTCACGCTGCATTCGAGGTCCACGACTTTGATATACAGCAGCTTGGGCACCAGTATCTGAAGGGGAAGGGCCACCAGCTCTGCTGGGGAGTTGGCAGA CACGTCCTAGGAAGCCAAATCTTTGACTATTGGTTCGACCCTAGCAAATTCGTTGTC GAACACTACGCCGACGGTGACCTTGTCAACTCGGAGACAAAGATTGCCAAAGTGCCTGCAGGCCCAGATGCCTTGTCTGTGTGGGGTCCGCCTGTTCCGCAAGTGTTTTGA
- a CDS encoding Fumarylacetoacetase has translation MSWLSIPSGSHFSIANIPFGVISTSSNASPRPAIAIGDHVLDLDAFARGGGFEGSSDIQKHVDVFSQPALNAFAALGRPFHRAVRSYLQEVFAKDSKHAAVLKDNQKLQDASLLNRSDVTNHLPLTIGDYTDFYAGKNHAYNVGVLFRGPANALQPNYTHLPVAYHGRASSVVPSGTPIRRPWGQILRAGNKTPDLAPCERLDLELEMGMFICRENTLGSPVPVDEAEEHIFGYVLMNDWSARDIQAWEYVPLGPFTAKNLGTSISPWVVLADALEGAKGPGIKNDNELLPYLKQKVQDNVLGIDLEVDLITAAGNKTTISRTNSKNLLWSWPQMIAHHTITGCNLRPGDLFGSGTISGTESGTEGSILEQTQGGKVPIQLSGGEERKFLQDGDTLVIRGSFGSGDSVVGFGEVSGTVQPPLPLFK, from the exons ATGTCGTGGCTATCGATTCCTTCGGGCTCTCACTTCTCAATCGCCAACATCCCCTTTGGCGTCATCTCCACCTCTTCAAACGCATCCCCAAGACCAGCCATTGCGATCGGTGATCATGTTCTAGATCTTGATGCTTTTGCCCGCGGGGGAGGTTTTGAGGGAAGCTCAGACATTCAGAAGCACGTCGACGTCTTCTCGCAACCTGCCCTCAATGCCTTTGCCGCCCTAGGTCGCCCGTTTCATCGCGCCGTTCGCAGCTACCTCCAGGAAGTCTTTGCGAAGGACAGCAAACATGCTGCAGTTTTGAAGGACAACCAGAAGCTCCAAGATGCGTCTCTTTTGAATCGATCAGATGTGACAAACCATTTGCCGCTCACCATTGGTGACTACACCGACTTCTATGCTGGCAAGAACCACGCCTACAATGTCGGTGTTCTCTTCCGTGGACCTGCCAACGCCCTTCAGCCGAACTATACGCATCTCCCCGTCGCTTATCACGGAAGAGCCAGCAGCGTGGTTCCATCTGGTACACCAATTCGACGACCATGGGGTCAAATCCTTCGAGCCGGTAACAAGACCCCCGATCTCGCCCCTTGCGAGAGGCTCGATCTTGAGCTGGAGATGGGCATGTTCATCTGCCGCGAGAACACACTCGGAAGCCCTGTTCCTGTagatgaggctgaagagCACATCTTTGGTTACGTGCTCATGAATGACTGGAGTGCACGAGACATTCAGGCCTGGGAGTATGTGCCGCTTGGCCCCTTTACCGCCAAGAACCTGGGTACGAGCATCAGTCCTTGGGTTGTGTTGGCCGATGCTCTTGAGGGAGCCAAGGGACCTGGCATCAAGAACGACAACGAGCTTCTGCCTTACCTGAAGCAAAAGGTGCAGGACAATGTGCTGGGCATTGATCTTGAGGTGgatcttatta CTGCCGCCGGAAACAAGACGACAATCAGCCGAACCAACTCCAAGAACCTCCTCTGGTCTTGGCCACAGATGATCGCCCACCACACCATCACCGGCTGCAACCTCCGACCAGGTGACTTATTCGGCTCAGGCACAATCTCTGGTACCGAGTCTGGCACTGAAGGAAGCATCCTGGAACAGACCCAGGGCGGCAAGGTTCCTATTCAACTCAGCGGTGGCGAAGAACGCAAGTTCTTGCAAGATGGCGATACCTTGGTCATTCGAGGTTCCTTCGGAAGTGGTGATTCCGTGGTAGGATTCGGTGAGGTTTCTGGCACGGTTCAGCCTCCGTTGCCTTTGTTCAAGTGA
- a CDS encoding Fn3-like domain-containing protein has translation MALFRGILFSGLFLLPSIYGQVYMGEERSKDAFTWVQPRNTTILGQYSHSEPVYPSPNTTGAAGWDEALQKAQAFVSLLTLEEKADMVTGVPGPCVGNIYPIPRLYFSGLCLQDGPVSLRTADYVSVFPAGVTIASSWDKEIMYERSLAMGREFRAKGAHIALAPAVGPMGRSPYSGRNWEGFSPDPYLSGVAMELGIKGLQDAGVQATAKHFVANEQEILRNPLLINGTLKFEAISSNLDDRTLHELYMWPFANAVHAGVASVMCSYQRINGSYACQNSKLLNGLLKTELGFQGYVLSDWYATHAGVASIEAGLDLDMPGTTRVRNSVPELGRYTSFLGGNITTMVNNGTLDEARLNDMILRIMTPYYFLGQDQDFPSIDPSTVSLNLFSPPSTWFRDWNVTMDEPIRDVRDNHAQLIRKYGAASIVLVKNTKGALPLKSPRSIAVLGNDAGDITEGPLNRFLNVEYGTLAVGGGSGAARLTNLVTPLEAIKTRAAQDGTLVESWLNNTLIAESNVTEFWSARYPEACLVFLKGWAREVVDRESLDLDWQANKVVENVANSCNNTIVITHSSGVNILPFADHPNVTAIIIAHYPGEQSGNSLVDVLYGDTNPSGKLPYTIAYNESDYNTPIVTDIETSGVEDWQSWFDEKLEIDYRYFDAHDIPVRYEFGFGLSYTTFEMSDIKVNQAEGHQNITALPPPEQVASPGGNRALWDTLFHMEVKIRNTGGLRGSAVAQLYVSLPDDTPQGTPPRQLRGFDKIELSPGQQGLARFNLMRRDISYWDTIAQEWRIPTGELSISVGFSSRDLVQFAKIAPVL, from the exons ATGGCTCTCTTCAGGGGCATCCTTTTTTCAGGCCTCTTCCTGTTGCCCTCTATCTATGGCCAGGTTTACATGGGGGAAGAGCGGTCCAAAGACGCTTTTACCTGGGTCCAGCCCCGCAACACAACAATCCTTGGGCAGTATAGCCATTCAGAACCAGTCTACCCATCTC CCAATACTACAGGTGCGGCTGGATGGGATGAGGCACTTCAGAAGGCACAAGCCTTTGTCAGCCTGCTCACCCTTGAGGAGAAAGCTGACATGGTCACCGGGGTACCGGGTCCTTGTGTTGGCAACATCTACCCTATCCCACGGCTCTACTTCAGTGGACTTTGCTTGCAGGACGGTCCTGTTTCGCTACGTACTGCGGACTATGTGAGCGTTTTCCCAGCGGGCGTCACGATTGCATCGTCATGGGACAAGGAGATAATGTACGAGAGGAGTCTCGCCATGGGCCGGGAGTTCAGGGCCAAAGGTGCGCATATTGCACTCGC CCCTGCCGTCGGCCCCATGGGACGATCTCCTTATTCCGGCCGGAACTGGGAAGGATTCTCTCCCGATCCATATCTCAGCGGAGTCGCTATGGAACTAGGCATCAAGGGTTTGCAAGACGCAGGTGTCCAAGCGACGGCAAAACACTTTGTTGCCAACGAACAAGAGATTCTCCGTAATCCGCTGCTCATCAACGGTACATTGAAATTCGAAGCTATCTCCTCAAACCTGGATGATCGAACTCTGC ACGAACTTTACATGTGGCCCTTTGCGAATGCAGTTCATGCCGGGGTAGCTTCCGTAATGTGCTCGTATCAGAGAATCAACGGGTCGTACGCTTGCCAGAACTCCAAGCTGCTCAACGGCTTGCTCAAGACAGAGCTTGGTTTCCAGGGCTACGTCTTGTCGGATTGGTACGCTACACATGCTGGAGTAGCTTCCATCGAGGCCGGCCTGGATCTTGACATGCCTGGTACGACAAGGGTGCGCAACAGCGTCCCAGAGCTGGGCAGGTACACGTCATTTCTTGGTGGCAACATCACTACGATGGTGAACAACGGCACTCTCGATGAGGCGCGGCTGAACGATATGATCCTGAGAATAATGACGCCATATTACTtccttggccaagatcaagacttTCCTTCAATCGATCCTTCGACGGTTTCCCTCAACCTCTTTAGTCCTCCATCAACGTGGTTCCGCGACTGGAACGTCACCATGGATGAGCCGATCCGCGACGTCAGAGATAACCATGCACAACTCATCAGGAAATATGGCGCTGCCTCTATTGTGCTCGTCAAGAATACCAAGGGGGCGTTGCCGCTGAAATCACCCCGCTCGATTGCTGTTCTGGGAAACGACGCCGGCGACATCACAGAGGGCCCGTTGAACCGGTTCCTGAACGTTGAATATGGTACCCTTGCAGTTGGAGGCGGCTCTGGCGCAGCCCGCTTGACCAATCTGGTAACCCCCCTCGAAGCCATCAAAACTCGAGCTGCACAGGATGGCACTTTGGTCGAGTCGTGGCTGAACAACACGCTCATCGCAGAGTCGAATGTTACCGAGTTCTGGTCTGCGAGATACCCAGAGGCTTGTCTCGTGTTCTTGAAGGGCTGGGCCAGAGAGGTCGTGGACCGAGAGAGTCTAGATCTCGACTGGCAGGCCAATAAAGTAGTCGAGAACGTTGCTAACTCATGCAATAATACGATCGTTATCACGCATTCTTCGGGGGTAAATATTTTGCCCTTCGCTGACCATCCGAATGTCACGGCTATCATCATAGCGCACTATCCTGGAGAACAGTCTGGCAACTCGCTCGTGGACGTTCTATACGGCGATACGAATCCGTCTGGCAAACTGCCATACACTATCGCCTATAACGAGAGTGACTATAATACACCGATCGTTACCGATATCGAAACCAGCGGCGTGGAGGACTGGCAGAGCTGGTTTgatgagaagctcgagatcgATTACCGTTACTTTGATGCTCATGATATTCCGGTACGCTACGAATTCGGGTTCGGCCTCTCCTATACTACCTTTGAGATGTCGGACATCAAGGTAAACCAAGCCGAAGGCCATCAAAATATCACAGCTCTCCCGCCTCCAGAACAGGTGGCGTCGCCTGGTGGCAATCGTGCTCTGTGGGATACTTTGTTCCACATGGAGGTCAAGATTCGCAACACTGGGGGCCTCAGGGGTTCCGCTGTGGCTCAGCTATATGTGAGCTTGCCTGATGACACTCCCCAAGGgactcctcctcggcaactTCGGGGATTTGACAAGATTGAGCTCTCACCTGGGCAGCAGGGCCTGGCCCGTTTTAACCTCATGAGGCGTGATATTAGCTACTGGGATACTATCGCTCAGGAATGGCGCATACCTACTGGAGAACTCTCCATCAGTGTTGGGTTCAGTAGCAGAGATCTAGTTCAGTTCGCAAAGATCGCTCCTGTTCTCTAG